Proteins encoded in a region of the Pseudomonas syringae KCTC 12500 genome:
- a CDS encoding phage tail assembly protein produces the protein MSEVIDLASPIEAHGETLSQLTFRRPTAQEARAIKALPYRIDKNEEVSLDLDVAAKYIAVCAGIPPSSVNQMDLCDINTLSWKVASFFMAAASATSKD, from the coding sequence ATGAGTGAAGTCATCGACCTGGCCAGCCCGATCGAAGCGCACGGTGAAACCCTTTCGCAACTGACATTCCGGCGTCCTACTGCGCAGGAAGCGCGGGCCATCAAGGCCCTGCCGTACAGGATCGACAAGAACGAGGAAGTTTCTCTGGATCTGGACGTGGCGGCGAAGTACATCGCCGTCTGCGCCGGCATCCCGCCCTCGTCGGTCAATCAGATGGACCTGTGCGACATCAACACGCTGAGCTGGAAGGTTGCGAGTTTTTTCATGGCAGCGGCATC
- a CDS encoding phage tail tube protein, producing MGQKVAGTCYIKVDGTQLTISGGGEAPLMNIKRETVVPGYYKETEKAAWLKFTAVHTADLPLKLLTTGVDMTITCEFKNGKTYVLSGAYLVDEPSSKADDGTIELQFDGNQGSWQ from the coding sequence ATGGGTCAGAAAGTTGCGGGTACCTGCTACATCAAAGTGGATGGCACCCAATTGACCATCAGCGGCGGCGGCGAAGCGCCTCTGATGAACATCAAGCGCGAGACGGTCGTGCCTGGTTACTACAAGGAAACCGAAAAGGCTGCCTGGTTGAAATTCACCGCCGTGCATACCGCGGATCTGCCGCTCAAGCTGCTCACTACCGGTGTGGATATGACCATCACCTGTGAGTTCAAGAACGGCAAAACCTACGTCCTGTCCGGCGCCTACCTGGTCGATGAGCCGAGCAGCAAGGCTGACGACGGCACCATCGAACTGCAATTCGACGGCAATCAGGGGAGCTGGCAATGA